From the genome of Leptolyngbya iicbica LK, one region includes:
- a CDS encoding DUF433 domain-containing protein, whose translation MKSLNRITLNPGVMGGKPCIRGLRVTVGAVVGLLASGRSTDDVLKAYPYLEIEDIYEALTYAAWRVDEIEVPLVST comes from the coding sequence ATGAAATCCCTTAATCGCATCACGCTCAATCCTGGAGTCATGGGCGGCAAGCCTTGTATCCGAGGGCTGCGAGTCACAGTTGGCGCTGTCGTGGGGCTTTTAGCCAGTGGGCGTTCCACCGACGACGTGCTCAAAGCGTATCCCTATCTAGAAATTGAGGATATTTATGAAGCCCTCACCTACGCCGCTTGGCGAGTTGATGAGATTGAAGTGCCTCTGGTCTCCACATGA